CTTCCATAATTGCGGAAAGATTATGACTCGTAAATCCGATTCTATGGTCCGTACATCTTCCCTGAGGAAAGTTATAGGTTCTTACTCTTTCGGAACGGTCCCCGCTTCCGATCATTTGTTTTTTGATCGCATCCGAGGCTTGTTTCTTATCTTCCGCTTGTTTTTCAAGAATTCTCGCGCTCAAAATTCTCAGAGCCTTGGCTTTGTTTTTATGCTGCGATTTTTCATCTTGGCAAGCGACTACAACGCCGGTGGGAATGTGAGTGATCCTAACAGCGGAGTCGGTCGTGTTTACGTGCTGACCACCGGCCCCGGACGAACGATAAACGTCGATTCTAAGATCGTTCTCATTGATCTCGACTTCTTCGGCGTCGGCTTCGGGAAGAACGGCAACGGTTACAGCGCTCGTATGAATTCTTCCGCCAGATTCGGTGCTCGGGATTCTTTGCACTCGATGTGTTCCGCCTTCGAATTTAAAAAGGTCGTAAGCCCGATCGTCTTCTAAGGCAAAAATAATTTCTTTTAGACCACCGATTCCCGT
This is a stretch of genomic DNA from Leptospira tipperaryensis. It encodes these proteins:
- the prfA gene encoding peptide chain release factor 1, with translation MIDRLEKIQEKYLRISEELNLAKDPSSLKNLYKERSRLTPLYLKVEEYLKLTKDKKDAEELIQSEKDEEMHLMLKEEIRQAGEKLEQLEKELEILLLTPDPNSGKNILVEIRAGTGGEEAGLFVADLFRMYSRFADKYKIKTEIIDSSPTGIGGLKEIIFALEDDRAYDLFKFEGGTHRVQRIPSTESGGRIHTSAVTVAVLPEADAEEVEINENDLRIDVYRSSGAGGQHVNTTDSAVRITHIPTGVVVACQDEKSQHKNKAKALRILSARILEKQAEDKKQASDAIKKQMIGSGDRSERVRTYNFPQGRCTDHRIGFTSHNLSAIMEGDLDELIGALTEEDRIRKISETQPS